The segment TTTACTTTGCCGTCAGTTCCGTCACCAGGTCCCATTCCGGCTCCCTGAGCGCCCGCTCGCACCTCTTCATTAGCTCCCTCGAAGGCTGATCGTCCGGCCGGGCCGCGAGCGCCCCCTTGAGTTCTTCCATCGCAGCTTCGATCCTGCGCGCGCGGAAGAGCCCGAACGCCTCGACGTACCTTGCGACCATCTCTTTTTTCTCGACCTCAGCCTCAACCTCAACCTTTTTACCAACTATTTCGTACACAAGTATCGGCTCCGCCTTGCCCTTGACCCTGAGGATGTCAAGCGGCCGCCTTGCGATATCATCGGCAAGGCCACGGACCGTAGCCTCGCTCGCCATGACGCGGGTGCCGTAGAACTTGTTGGCGCCCTCGAGGCGGCTGGCGAGGTTTATCGTGTCGCCGATGGCGGTGTAATCGAACCTCCCCTCGGAGCCCATGTTGCCCACCACGGCCGGCCCGCTGGCGAGGCCTATGCGCGTGATTATCTGCCTGCCGCACCTCTGCCCCCACTCTGCAGAGACGACGGCGTCGGCGCGCCGCATCTCCATAGCGGCCCGCGCCGCCCGCTCCTCGTGGCTGTCCAGGTCGAGCGGCGCGTTGAAGAACGCTATGATCGCGTCCCCCTCGTACTTGTCGAGCGTCGCCCCGTGCCTGAAGAGCGCCTCGTTCATGAGGCCCAGATAGCGGTTGAGGAACGCGACCAGCCCCTGCGGGTCGAGCCTCTCGGAGATGGAGGTGAACGAGGCTATGTCGGAGAAGAGGCTGGTCACCTGCCTCGTCTCGCCGCCGAGTTTGAGCAGGGCCGGGTTCTCCGTCATCCGCTCCACGACCGCCTCGGGCACGTACCTGGCGAAGACGCCCCTTACGAACCTCCGCTCGCGGCCCTCCGTGAGCGCGCGCCATCCGAGCCCGGCTCCGAGCGCCGTGGTCTGCGCGACGAACGGGGCCACCATCGGCGCGACGAGAGCCCACCTCGAGAAGAGCCAGACCGAGAGCGCGGCCCAGAGCGCAGAGATGAGGAGCCAGGCCAGGGACGATTTCCAGGGGGAGAGGGACCCGGCCGCAAGCGCCACGGCCAGCGCCGCGGCGAAGGCCCACGCCGCGGCCTGCCATTGCCTCATGGCGTAGTAATACTGGCGCGTGAGAAGGCTGGAGAGGATGTTCGCGTGTATCTCCACCCCGTTCATGCGCGCGAATCCGGTCGCCCTCGCGTAATAGGGCGTGAGGTACGCGTCCTTGAGGTCCTCGTAGGAGGCGCCGACGAGCACGATCTTGT is part of the Pseudomonadota bacterium genome and harbors:
- a CDS encoding adenylate/guanylate cyclase domain-containing protein; the encoded protein is SATYAVVPMRQDGTVDAPLPLFAGALTGVGLADLPFNPFDSTVRRARLSYDTEQGQMETFAAAMFSAATGVSAAKSVEEQASPPGAWIFRASPFSGRDEVMIRFAGPPGEIGGKGNAFRTYSASMVERGLIPASWLEDKIVLVGASYEDLKDAYLTPYYARATGFARMNGVEIHANILSSLLTRQYYYAMRQWQAAAWAFAAALAVALAAGSLSPWKSSLAWLLISALWAALSVWLFSRWALVAPMVAPFVAQTTALGAGLGWRALTEGRERRFVRGVFARYVPEAVVERMTENPALLKLGGETRQVTSLFSDIASFTSISERLDPQGLVAFLNRYLGLMNEALFRHGATLDKYEGDAIIAFFNAPLDLDSHEERAARAAMEMRRADAVVSAEWGQRCGRQIITRIGLASGPAVVGNMGSEGRFDYTAIGDTINLASRLEGANKFYGTRVMASEATVRGLADDIARRPLDILRVKGKAEPILVYEIVGKKVEVEAEVEKKEMVARYVEAFGLFRARRIEAAMEELKGALAARPDDQPSRELMKRCERALREPEWDLVTELTAK